CCAAGCCGCTGGACCGTGAGATGATTTTGCAGCTGGTGGCCGATCACGAGGCGCTGATCACCATTGAAGAGGGTGCCGTGGGCGGATTTGGCGCGCATGTGGCGCAGATGCTGGGCGATGCAGGGGCGTTTGACGACGGGCTCAAGTTCCGCTCGATGGTGTTCCCCGACGGGTTTATTGATCAGGCCAGCCCTGAGGATATGTATGCCCAAGCCGGGATGAACGCCGAGCATATCGAAGCCAAGGTTCTGGACGTTCTGGGCGTGGCGCAGATTGCGGGGCGTAGGGCCTAGGCCTGCGCGGTCTGTAAAGGCCGAAAAGCGGCTCTATTCCGCGGCTTTTCGGGTGTTTTCGAGACGATCGAGTTTGGCATCAAGCGCGTCGAGCCGGGCGAGGACATCATCGCGGTAAGCATCGGTGTTGGCGGCGTCTTCCTCGTGGTGGGCGTCCTGCATCGAGTTGACGATGAGGCCGACCAGAAGGTTCACCACGGCGAAGGTTGTGACCACGATGAACGGCACAAAGAACGCCCAGGCCCATGGGTAGACCTCCATCACCGGGCGCACGATGCCCATCGACCAGCTTTCCAGCGTCATGATCTGGAACAGCGAATAGGCAGAGCCGCCGAGCGTGCCGAACCAGTCGGGGAAGCTGTTGGCGAAGAGTTTGGTCGCGATGACCGAGGCGATGTAGAAGATCAGCCCCATCAGCAAAAAGACCGAGCCCATGCCGGGCACGGCGCGGATGAAGCCTTCGACGACGCGGCGCAGGGAAGGGGCCACCGAAATGACCCGCAGCACCCGCAGGATGCGCAGCGCCCGCAGCGCCGAGAAACCGGCGCCCGCCGGGGCGAGCGAGATGCCGACGATGACGAAATCAAAGATGTTCCAGCCATTGCGAAAGAAGCGCGGCCCTTGGGCAAAGAGTTTCAGCGCGATTTCGATGACGAAAATCGCAAGGCAGGCGTAATCGAGCGCCTGAAGCAGCGGGCCGATTGCACCCATCAGCGTTTTCGAGGTCTCCATACCGAGGATGACCGCGTTGAAGGCGATGACGGCGGTGATGAAATTCACAAAGCGGGGGCGTTCGATAAAATTGGCGATCTGTTGGCGCATGGGTTTTGAAATCACTCTTGGAGGGCAAGGAGGGCAGAAAGACCCTCGCGGTAGGTGGGATAGTGCAGGGTCACGCCGAGATCGGTTTTGATCCGGTCGTTTCGCACGCGTTTGGATTCGGCATAGAAGCTGCGGGCCATGGGGGTCATGTCGGCCTCGGCGAAATCTTCGGCGGGGGGCAGGGGCAGGCCGAGCAGGGTGGCGGCATGGGCGATCACGTCTTGCGGCGGGGCCGGGTCATCATCGCAGAGGTTGTAGATCGCGCCGGGGTTGGGACGGTTGATCGAGGCGAGCAGGGTCTGGGCGATGTCGGCGACATGGATGCGCGAGAACACCTGCCCCGGTTTGACGATCCGCCGGGCGGTGCCGCGCCGGACCTTGGCAAAGGGGCCGCGACCGGGGCCATAGATGCCCGCAAGGCGGAAGATATGCAGCGGCAGGCCGGTGGCCTGCCATTGGGTCTCGGCTTTGACGCGCTGTTGGCCGCGTTTGGTGGAGGGGGTGAGCGGCGTGGTTTCATCGACCCAACCGCCCGCATGATCACCATAGACGCCGGTGGTGGAGAGATAGCCGACCCATTCGAGGTTTGGCGCGATTTGGGCAAGGTTAGAGCCGAATTCAGCGATCACAGGGTCGCCGGAGTCTCCCGGAGCCGCAGAGATCAGCAGGTGGGTGGTTTCGGCCAGCGCCGGGTGCAGATCATCGCCGGGCCAGAGCAGCGGGGTCACGCCTTGTGCGGCGATGGCAGGCTGTTTCACCGGATCGCGGGTGGTGCCGAAGAGCCGCCATCCGAGCGGCGCAAGCAAGCCCGCGAGGGCGCCTGCCGAGTAGCCGTGACCGAAGGTGAAGAGCGTGCGTGACATAGCGCTTTACCTGTGACGCGAGGCGCGAAAGATCAAGGGTTGAGGTGCCTTCGGCGGGCGTATTTCCGAGAAAGATGAAAGGCTAATGCGCCTCGCCTCTTCCCTGTCTCAGGTATAAGGCGGGACGATTTAGGCACGGGCGGCGCGAAGTTGGCGAAAAAGCACCGTGGTGTAGAGGATGAGAGCGGCCCAGATCATCGGGAAGGCAATCATGCGGGCGCGCCCGAAGGGTTCATCGAACACGAAGACGCCGATCAGCATGATCATTGTCGGCGCAGAGTATTGCAGGATGCCGATGGTGGAGAGTTTGAGGCGCTTGGCCCCGTTGGCATAGAGCAGAAGCGGCACGGCAGTGACCACGCCGGTTCCGAGCAAGAGCCACATGTCGACCGCGCCGAGCGGGGTGAAATGGCTTTGACCGGTGGAGGCGAGCCACGCGATATAGGCCAAGGCGGGCGGCGTGAGGATGAGGACTTCGAGCAGGAAACCTTGGTTCGGGCCGATGGGCAGCGATTTCTTGAAGAAGGCGTAGAAACCCCATGTGAACGTGAGGCCAAGCGCGGCCCAAGGCACGGTGCCATTGTCGATGGTGAGCACGAGGACGGCAGCGGCGGCGAGGGCGATGGCAACGAGTTGCATGGGCGAGAGGCGTTCGCCGAGCAGCGCCGCGCCGAGCAGCACAGAGAACAGCGGGTTGATGTAATATCCGAGTGCTGCGTCAAGCGTGTGACCCGTAGAGATCGCCCAGACGTAGATGCCCCAGTTGACCGTGATCAGAGCCGCAGTCACGCACCCCATGGCCAGCGATTTGGGGCTGCGCAGCGCGGCGCGGATATCGGCGGTGCGGCCCAAGAGGATGAGCAGTGCGCTTGCAATCGGCACGGACCAGACAATGCGATGGGCGACGACCTCGGCCGGGGGCATATGGCCGAGCAGTTTCAGGTAGAGCGGCAGGAAGCCCCAGATGCCATAGGCACCAAGGGCGAAGGCGAGGCCCTGGGGCGTGTCGCGGTTATCGGCGGGTGTCATTGTAGGTCTCCTCGGCCATTGGCTTAGCGCCAGAGGCCGGGGGATGCCAGAGGCGTTAGGCTTTGACGCGCTCGGACGTGGGATCATAGAGCGGTTTGAGAGAGGCGGTGGCGGAAACGCGGGTTCCCATGACGTCGATCTCGAAGCGGGAGGCGAGAAGTTCGGCGGTGGTTTCGCCAGCGCAAGGGACATAGCCCATGCCGACCGCAGCACCGAGCGTGTGGCCGTAAGCGCCGGACCTGAGATAGCCAACGATGGTGCCGTCCCTGAGGATCGGTTCGTTGTGATAGAGCAGCGGTTCGGGATCGTTCAGCAGGAATTGCAGCATACGGGATTGCGGCCCGGTTTCGCGGCGTTTGAGCACGGCGTCGCGCCCGATAAAGGCGGGTTTCGAGGTTTTTACCGCGAAGCCGAGACCGGCGTCGATGACGTGATCTTCGGGTGTTATGTCATGACCAAAGTGGCGGAAGGCTTTTTCGATTCGGCAACTGTCCATCATATGCATGCCGCAGAGTTTGAGGTTCATGGCATGTCCGGCATCCACGAGCGTTTCAAAGGCGTGGGCGGCCATATCGGCGCTGATGTAAAGCTCCCAACCGAGTTCACCGACATAGGACACGCGGTGGGCGCGGGCGAGGCCCATGCCGAGTTCGATCTCTTGCGCCGTGCCGAAGGGGTTGGCGGCATTGGAGAAATCATTGGGCGAGACTTTTTGCAGGAGCGCACGGGCGTTTGGCCCCATGACGGCGAGTGTGGCTTCGCCTGCCGTGATGTCGGTGATCACAACGCGATGCGCGCCCACATGCCGTGCGAGCCAAGTTTGGTCGGCAAGGCGCGTGGCGGCGGGGGTAACGACGAGGTAGGCGCGTTCGGACAGGCGGGTGACGGTGACGTCGGCCTCGATCCCGCCGGAGGTGTTGAGAAACTGGGTGTAGGTGATTTTGCCGACAGGGGTAGAGAGGTCAGCACCGCAGACGTGGTTGAGGAAGCTTTCGGCATCGGGGCCTTCGACGCGGATTTTGCCGAAGGAGGACATGTCATACATGCCGACATTGGTGCGGATGGCATGATGTTCGCGGGCGGAATTTTCGAACCAGTTCTGGCGTTTCCACGTGTAGCGATAGGCGCGTTCCTGCCCCGGATCGGCGAACCAGTTGGCGCGTTCCCAGCCGGCGATTTCGCCCATGACGGCGCCGTTATCGAGCAGGTGCAGATGAAGCGGGGTGCGGCGGATGCCGCGGGCCGTGGCCTTTTGGCGATAGGGGAAGTGATCGGCGTAGAGCAGGCCGAGGGTCTCTTTGGAGCGCTCAAACAGGTAGGTTTTATTGCCTTGGAAGGGCTGCATGCGGGCGATATCGACATCGCCAAGGTCAAAGGGTTTTTCGCCCGCCTCCATCCATTGAGCCAGCGCCATGCCCGCGCCGCCTGCGGATTGGATGCCGACGGAGTTGAACCCGGCAGCGACCCAGACGTTGTCCATCTCGGGTGCGAGGCCGAGGTGGTAGGCATCGTCGGGGGTGAAGCTTTCCGGGCCGTTGAAGAAGGTGTGGATGCCTGCCTCGGCCAGCATCGGCATGCGGTTGACCGCCTGTTCGAGGATCGGCTCGAAGTGGTCGAAATCTTCGGGGAGCTGGTCGAATTCGAAATCGGCGGAGATGCCGGACATGCCCCAAGGTTTGGCGACGGGTTCGAAAGCGCCGAGCATGATCTTGCCAGCGTCTTCCTTGTAATAGGCGCATTCATCGGGCACGCGCAGGACGGGCAGCGAGGTGAGACCTTCGATCGGTTCGGAGACGATATAAAAATGCTCGCAGGCATGGAGCGGGACGTTGATGCCGGCCATGCGGCCGACCTCGTGACCCCACATTCCGGCGCAGTTGACGAGGTGATCGCAGGTGATGTGGCCGGTGCTGCCGTCTTCGCCGGTCCAATCGACGCCGGTGATGCGGCGGCCGGTTTTGGCAATGTTAGAGACTAATACACGCTCCTGCACCACAGCGCCGCGTTGGCGCGCGCCTTTGGCGAGGGCGAGGGCGATGTTGGCGGGATCACCTTGGCCGTCTTTATCAAGAAACACGCCGCCCAAAACGCCATCAAGGTTGAGATGGGGATAGCGGGCGGCGACTTCGGCGGGGGTGATTTCGTCGATGTCGACGCCAAAGGCGCGGGCCATGGCGGCGGAGCGGGTGATCTCTTCGAGGCGGTCCTCGGTCAGGGCGACAGTGATCGAGCCGACGCGTTTGAAGCCGGTGGCGACGCCGGTTTCCGCTTCGAGATTGCCGTAGAGCTCTTGCGAGTATTTCGCGAG
This genomic window from Rhodobacteraceae bacterium D3-12 contains:
- a CDS encoding SDR family oxidoreductase, with amino-acid sequence MSRTLFTFGHGYSAGALAGLLAPLGWRLFGTTRDPVKQPAIAAQGVTPLLWPGDDLHPALAETTHLLISAAPGDSGDPVIAEFGSNLAQIAPNLEWVGYLSTTGVYGDHAGGWVDETTPLTPSTKRGQQRVKAETQWQATGLPLHIFRLAGIYGPGRGPFAKVRRGTARRIVKPGQVFSRIHVADIAQTLLASINRPNPGAIYNLCDDDPAPPQDVIAHAATLLGLPLPPAEDFAEADMTPMARSFYAESKRVRNDRIKTDLGVTLHYPTYREGLSALLALQE
- a CDS encoding FAD-dependent oxidoreductase, with protein sequence MPNLPKHARVVIIGGGVVGCSVAYHLTQQGWRDVVLLERKQLTSGTTWHAAGLIAQLRATANMTKLAKYSQELYGNLEAETGVATGFKRVGSITVALTEDRLEEITRSAAMARAFGVDIDEITPAEVAARYPHLNLDGVLGGVFLDKDGQGDPANIALALAKGARQRGAVVQERVLVSNIAKTGRRITGVDWTGEDGSTGHITCDHLVNCAGMWGHEVGRMAGINVPLHACEHFYIVSEPIEGLTSLPVLRVPDECAYYKEDAGKIMLGAFEPVAKPWGMSGISADFEFDQLPEDFDHFEPILEQAVNRMPMLAEAGIHTFFNGPESFTPDDAYHLGLAPEMDNVWVAAGFNSVGIQSAGGAGMALAQWMEAGEKPFDLGDVDIARMQPFQGNKTYLFERSKETLGLLYADHFPYRQKATARGIRRTPLHLHLLDNGAVMGEIAGWERANWFADPGQERAYRYTWKRQNWFENSAREHHAIRTNVGMYDMSSFGKIRVEGPDAESFLNHVCGADLSTPVGKITYTQFLNTSGGIEADVTVTRLSERAYLVVTPAATRLADQTWLARHVGAHRVVITDITAGEATLAVMGPNARALLQKVSPNDFSNAANPFGTAQEIELGMGLARAHRVSYVGELGWELYISADMAAHAFETLVDAGHAMNLKLCGMHMMDSCRIEKAFRHFGHDITPEDHVIDAGLGFAVKTSKPAFIGRDAVLKRRETGPQSRMLQFLLNDPEPLLYHNEPILRDGTIVGYLRSGAYGHTLGAAVGMGYVPCAGETTAELLASRFEIDVMGTRVSATASLKPLYDPTSERVKA
- the rarD gene encoding EamA family transporter RarD; translated protein: MTPADNRDTPQGLAFALGAYGIWGFLPLYLKLLGHMPPAEVVAHRIVWSVPIASALLILLGRTADIRAALRSPKSLAMGCVTAALITVNWGIYVWAISTGHTLDAALGYYINPLFSVLLGAALLGERLSPMQLVAIALAAAAVLVLTIDNGTVPWAALGLTFTWGFYAFFKKSLPIGPNQGFLLEVLILTPPALAYIAWLASTGQSHFTPLGAVDMWLLLGTGVVTAVPLLLYANGAKRLKLSTIGILQYSAPTMIMLIGVFVFDEPFGRARMIAFPMIWAALILYTTVLFRQLRAARA
- a CDS encoding ion transporter; this translates as MRQQIANFIERPRFVNFITAVIAFNAVILGMETSKTLMGAIGPLLQALDYACLAIFVIEIALKLFAQGPRFFRNGWNIFDFVIVGISLAPAGAGFSALRALRILRVLRVISVAPSLRRVVEGFIRAVPGMGSVFLLMGLIFYIASVIATKLFANSFPDWFGTLGGSAYSLFQIMTLESWSMGIVRPVMEVYPWAWAFFVPFIVVTTFAVVNLLVGLIVNSMQDAHHEEDAANTDAYRDDVLARLDALDAKLDRLENTRKAAE